In Paenibacillus xylanilyticus, the genomic window TATTGCCAATGGATTATTGATCCGATGGGGCTTTCTGCTGGAGCCGATTCAGTGGCTGAAGACCGAGGCGTACATCATGCCTATTCTTATCCTTGTGCAGCTGTGGCTGAGCTTGGGTACAGGGTTTCTGGCATTCATCGCCGGATTGCAGACAGTTGACCGGACGTTATATGAAGCAGGTGCGGTAGACGGCGTCAAAAATCGCTGGCAGGAGCTCTGGTATATTACATTGCCTTCCATGCGGCCGCAGCTAATGTTCGGTGCAGTCATTCAACTCACCACCTCGTTTGCCGTGGCAGACGTCTCCATCGCACTCGCTGGGTTTCCAAGCGTGAACTATGCGGCTGAGACGGTGGTCACGCACCTGATCGACTTTGGTACAACACGGTTTGAGATGGGTTATGCTTCGGCGATTGCAACCGTACTCTTCATGATTATGGTGGGCACTAACCTGCTGGTACAGAAATTGCTGCGAAGGGTGGGAGAATAGCTATGGCTGCAATTGCGACAGGCAAAAAGCGGGTGAATCGCTCGTTATCCGGCAGTCTCTCCCTGTTTGCCCTTCTGCTCGTATTTGGCGCCTTTATGGTACTGCCGCTGATCTATGCGATCAACAATGCATTCAAACCGCTGGATGAGATTTTTACTTTTCCACCGACGTTGTTTGTCAAAAATCC contains:
- a CDS encoding carbohydrate ABC transporter permease; protein product: MGMKSWWSWKLQEMKASKHSYVLLAPYMILFTMFTVIPVVISIILSFTYFNMLEFPRFIGWQNYTRLFLEDDVFLIAIKNTLLFAIITGPISYIACFVFAWIINELTPKWRAFMTLIFYAPSISGNVYFIWLMIFSGDRYGIANGLLIRWGFLLEPIQWLKTEAYIMPILILVQLWLSLGTGFLAFIAGLQTVDRTLYEAGAVDGVKNRWQELWYITLPSMRPQLMFGAVIQLTTSFAVADVSIALAGFPSVNYAAETVVTHLIDFGTTRFEMGYASAIATVLFMIMVGTNLLVQKLLRRVGE